The Pseudomonas alkylphenolica genomic sequence AGAAACCCTGTTCGACTATGCCTTCTATCTCAGCTTGCAGGGTACTGGTCAGCTGTATGTGCTGCCGGTTGGCCGCAGCACCAGTGTCAGCATGGCGGCTAACTGGCCGCACCCAAGCTTTGTCGGCAACTACCTGCCCAGCAGCCGCAAGATTGATGCGGGTGGCTTCTCGGCGCGCTGGCAGACGTCGTTCTTCTCTACCAACCTGGAAGACGCCCTGAGCCAATGTGCGGTCAATGCCAGTTGCGCGGATTTCCGCGACCGCGCCTTCGGGGTCAGCTTTGTCGACCCGGTGGATCAGTACCTCAAGAGCGAGCGGGCGATCAAGTATGCGTTGTTGTTCATCGCCCTGACTTTTGCTGGCTTCTTCCTCTTCGAGATTCTAAAGAACCTCAGCGTGCACCCGATTCAGTACGCCCTGGTGGGTGCGGCCCTGGCGTTGTTCTACCTGCTGTTGCTGTCGTTGTCCGAGCATCTGGGTTTTGGCCTGGCGTATCTGCTGTCTGCCGGCGCCTGTGTACTGCTGATCGGTTTCTATCTGTCTCATGTGCTGCACAGCCTGTTTCGCGCCATGGGCTTTGCCCTCGGGCTGGCGGTGCTCTACGGCATGCTCTACGGGCTGCTTAGCGCCGAGGACTATGCCTTGTTGATGGGTTCGCTGCTGCTGTTCGGGTTGTTGGGTGTGTTCATGGTCCTGACCCGGCGACTGGAC encodes the following:
- the creD gene encoding cell envelope integrity protein CreD, whose translation is MSRTLSLKLGTIALLIVLLLIPLFMIGGLIGERQQLRDNVVQDIAQSASFSQQISGPVLVVPYRKTERSWKTEEGKIFVETKQVSGHLYFLPETFELKSSIDTELRSRGIYQARLFHADNHISGQFKVPANWGINQDLEDYRFEPAFLAVGISDIRGIEKGLQLQFNDQRLDFQAGTGLSWLGGGVHVPLGRLDGKAETLFDYAFYLSLQGTGQLYVLPVGRSTSVSMAANWPHPSFVGNYLPSSRKIDAGGFSARWQTSFFSTNLEDALSQCAVNASCADFRDRAFGVSFVDPVDQYLKSERAIKYALLFIALTFAGFFLFEILKNLSVHPIQYALVGAALALFYLLLLSLSEHLGFGLAYLLSAGACVLLIGFYLSHVLHSLFRAMGFALGLAVLYGMLYGLLSAEDYALLMGSLLLFGLLGVFMVLTRRLDWYSVGQGKLQ